The window tgtgtgtgtgtgtgtgtgtgtatttatctGAATATTTTTTTCCCTCCTCCGCAGACAAACTGCGCGCGCTCTCCCCGTTTCCAGGAAGTGCGTCACCCCATAAAGGGTCCGACTAGAAACGGGACCCACCGCAACTGTTTCCGGACACGCcatacatttattttatttttttaacttaGAGTTTTATAAAAAGCCGTTCCCTTGACATTCCTCTGGGTTTCACAACGCCAGTCTGGTCTGGGGATTCCGCTGCGCTGTGGAAGTCAAAGCCGTTGGGTTAAATATCAGGCGAAGGGGGTTCCTCCCCGGAAGGGTTTGCGCGCCGTACCGACAAGATGTCGAGTTTCAGTAAAGCGGCTCAGGTGGGAAATGGAGACACTTTCCGGGCTCGGCAGCGGCGGGGAAAGAGGGGCCTCTGTCTGTCACTGATCGGAAACTCGGGAGGTCTGGCAAACAAAAAAAGTACTTGTTGAAGGGTATTCGCTGTTGAAACGTGGGAAAGCGCAGCCCTCAGTGTGAGCacggcaagatcccacaaacagcagcgTGATTCCGAGAAAGTGGTCTGTTTCTGGGATCGTAGGATgtatgcagcatctgtgaagagataaaCAGTTCACTTTTGGAATCGGTTCCAGAAAGACCCAGccaaaaatgaggattgcagatgctggaaaccagagtttagatcagagtggtgctggaaaagcacagcaggtcaggcagcgtccNNNNNNNNNNNNNNNNNNNNNNNNNNNNNNNNNNNNNNNNNNNNNNNNNNNNNNNNNNNNNNNNNNNNNNNNNNNNNNNNNNNNNNNNNNNNNNNNNNNNNNNNNNNNNNNNNNNNNNNNNNNNNNNNNNNNNNNNNNNNNNNNNNNNNNNNNNNNNNNNNNNNNNNNNNNNNNNNNNNNNNNNNNNNNNNNNNNNNNNNNNNNNNNNNNNNNNNNNNNNNNNNNNNNNNNNNNNNNNNNNNNNNNNNNNNNNNNNNNNNNNNNNNNNNNNNNNNNNNNNNNNNNNNNNNNNNNNNNNNNNNNNNNNNNNNNNNNNNNNNNNNNNNNNNNNNNNNNNNNNNNNNNNNNNNNNNNNNNNNNNNNNNNNNNNNNNNNNNNNNNNNNNNNNNNNNNNNNNNNNNNNNNNNNNNNNNNNNNNNNNNNNNNNNNNNNNNNNNNNNNNNNNNNNNNNNNNNNNNNNNNNNNNNNNNNNNNNNNNNNNNNNNNNNNNNNNNNNNNNNNNNNNNNNNNNNNNNNNNNNNNNNNNNNNNNNNNNNNNNNNNNNNNNNNNNNNNNNNNNNNNNNNNNNNNNNNNNNNNNNNNNNNNNNNNNNNNNNNNNNNNNNNNNNNNNNNNNNNNNNNNNNNNNNNNNNNNNNNNNNNNNNNNNNNNNNNNNNNNNNNNNNNNNNNNNNNNNNNNNNNNNNNNNNNNNNNNNNNNNNNNNNNNNNNNNNNNNNNNNNNNNNNNNNNNNNNNNNNNNNNNNNNNNNNNNNNNNNNNNNNNNNNNNNNNNNNNNNNNNNNNNNNNNNNNNNNNNNNNNNNNNNNNNNNNNNNNNNNNNNNNNNNNNNNNNNNNNNNNNNNNNNNNNNNNNNNNNNNNNNNNNNNNNNNNNNNNNNNNNNNNNNNNNNNNNNNNNNNNNNNNNNNNNNNNNNNNNNNNNNNNNNNNNNNNNNNNNNNNNNNNNNNNNNNNNNNNNNNNNNNNNNNNNNNNNNNNNNNNNNNNNNNNNNNNNNNNNNNNNNNNNNNNNNNNNNNNNNNNNNNNNNNNNNNNNNNNNNNNNNNNNNNNNNNNNNNNNNNNNNNNNNNNNNNNNNNNNNNNNNNNNNNNNNNNNNNNNNNNNNNNNNNNNNNNNNNNNNNNNNNNNNNNNNNNNNNNNNNNNNNNNNNNNNNNNNNNNNNNNNNNNNNNNNNNNNNNNNNNNNNNNNNNNNNNNNNNNNNNNNNNNNNNNNNNNNNNNNNNNNNNNNNNNNNNNNNNNNNNNNNNNNNNNNNNNNNNNNNNNNNNNNNNNNNNNNNNNNNNNNNNNNNNNNNNNNNNNNNNNNNNNNNNNNNNNNNNNNNNNNNNNNNNNNNNNNNNNNNNNNNNNNNNNNNNNNNNNNNNNNNNNNNNNNNNNNNNNNNNNNNNNNNNNNNNNNNNNNNNNNNNNNNNNNNNNNNNNNNNNNNNNNNNNNNNNNNNNNNNNNNNNNNNNNNNNNNNNNNNNNNNNNNNNNNNNNNNNNNNNNNNNNNNNNNNNNNNNNNNNNNNNNNNNNNNNNNNNNNNNNNNNNNNNNNNNNNNNNNNNNNNNNNNNNNNNNNNNNNNNNNNNNNNNNNNNNNNNNNNNNNNNNNNNNNNNNNNNNNNNNNNNNNNNNNNNNNNNNNNNNNNNNNNNNNNNNNNNNNNNNNNNNNNNNNNNNNNNNNNNNNNNNNNNNNNNNNNNNNNNNNNNNNNNNNNNNNNNNNNNNNNNNNNNNNNNNNNNNNNNNNNNNNNNNNNNNNNNNNNNNNNNNNNNNNNNNNNNNNNNNNNNNNNNNNNNNNNNNNNNNNNNNNNNNNNNNNNNNNNNNNNNNNNNNNNNNNNNNNNNNNNNNNNNNNNNNNNNNNNNNNNNNNNNNNNNNNNNNNNNNNNNNNNNNNNNNNNNNNNNNNNNNNNNNNNNNNNNNNNNNNNNNNNNNNNNNNNNNNNNNNNNNNNNNNNNNNNNNNNNNNNNNNNNNNNNNNNNNNNNNNNNNNNNNNNNNNNNNNNNNNNNNNNNNNNNNNNNNNNNNNNNNNNNNNNNNNNNNNNNNNNNNNNNNNNNNNNNNNNNNNNNNNNNNNNNNNNNNNNNNNNNNNNNNNNNNNNNNNNNNNNNNNNNNNNNNNNNNNNNNNNNNNNNNNNNNNNNNNNNNNNNNNNNNNNNNNNNNNNNNNNNNNNNNNNNNNNNNNNNNNNNNNNNNNNNNNNNNNNNNNNNNNNNNNNNNNNNNNNNNNNNNNNNNNNNNNNNNNNNNNNNNNNNNNNNNNNNNNNNNNNNNNNNNNNNNNNNNNNNNNNNNNNNNNNNNNNNNNNNNNNNNNNNNNNNNNNNNNNNNNNNNNNNNNNNNNNNNNNNNNNNNNNNNNNNNNNNNNNNNNNNNNNNNNNNNNNNNNNNNNNNNNNNNNNNNNNNNNNNNNNNNNNNNNNNNNNNNNNNNNNNNNNNNNNNNNNNNNNNNNNNNNNNNNNNNNNNNNNNNNNNNNNNNNNNNNNNNNNNNNNNNNNNNNNNNNNNNNNNNNNNNNNNNNNNNNNNNNNNNNNNNNNNNNNNNNNNNNNNNNNNNNNNNNNNNNNNNNNNNNNNNNNNNNNNNNNNNNNNNNNNNNNNNNNNNNNNNNNNNNNNNNNNNNNNNNNNNNNNNNNNNNNNNNNNNNNNNNNNNNNNNNNNNNNNNNNNNNNNNNNNNNNNNNNNNNNNNNNNNNNNNNNNNNNNNNNNNNNNNNNNNNNNNNNNNNNNNNNNNNNNNNNNNNNNNNNNNNNNNNNNNNNNNNNNNNNNNNNNNNNNNNNNNNNNNNNNNNNNNNNNNNNNNNNNNNNNNNNNNNNNNNNNNNNNNNNNNNNNNNNNNNNNNNNNNNNNNNNNNNNNNNNNNNNNNNNNNNNNNNNNNNNNNNNNNNNNNNNNNNNNNNNNNNNNNNNNNNNNNNNNNNNNNNNNNNNNNNNNNNNNNNNNNNNNNNNNNNNNNNNNNNNNNNNNNNNNNNNNNNNNNNNNNNNNNNNNNNNNNNNNNNNNNNNNNNNNNNNNNNNNNNNNNNNNNNNNNNNNNNNNNNNNNNNNNNNNNNNNNNNNNNNNNNNNNNNNNNNNNNNNNNNNNNNNNNNNNNNNNNNNNNNNNNNNNNNNNNNNNNNNNNNNNNNNNNNNNNNNNNNNNNNNNNNNNNNNNNNNNNNNNNNNNNNNNNNNNNNNNNNNNNNNNNNNNNNNNNNNNNNNNNNNNNNNNNNNNNNNNNNNNNNNNNNNNNNNNNNNNNNNNNNNNNNNNNNNNNNNNNNNNNNNNNNNNNNNNNNNNNNNNNNNNNNNNNNNNNNNNNNNNNNNNNNNNNNNNNNNNNNNNNNNNNNNNNNNNNNNNNNNNNNNNNNNNNNNNNNNNNNNNNNNNNNNNNNNNNNNNNNNNNNNNNNNNNNNNNNNNNNNNNNNNNNNNNNNNNNNNNNNNNNNNNNNNNNNNNNNNNNNNNNNNNNNNNNNNNNNNNNNNNNNNNNNNNNNNNNNNNNNNNNNNNNNNNNNNNNNNNNNNNNNNNNNNNNNNNNNNNNNNNNNNNNNNNNNNNNNNNNNNNNNCATCGATAGGGGAACATCGATAGGGGAAGGGGAAAGGGGAACATCGATCGGGGAAGGGCGGAACATAGATGGGGAAGGGGGATAAGTGGGGGCAGGAACTAGTCCCTAGTTTCTCGGGAGAAGCCCAGCAGCTCTTGGGGATGAACAAAGTCTGTTCCCACTGGAGACGATGAAACATCCTGGATCATCATCCAGGAGAAACACGTTCTGAAGCCAGGAAAACCCTGTCCTGCCTCAGAGTGAGGATCAGGAAAGTGTTCCCCTGTGACACACTGCCAAGTGttcctctctctctacctctctctcctgTTAAACAGTGCATCGTCCCTCAACTGCTGCCTCTTAACAAACCCAACCAGCTATCAGGACACTCGCTGAGGTCTGATGTCCCTCTCTCGAACACGGGGAAATGCCTGTGATTGTCCTGGACAGGTTTCAGTCCCAGGTACTGGTCTAGGATCACCAtcacaccctccaccaacacattgGCAGCAGCTTTCCCTCTTTATGTCTTCACTTTTACTCCCATCAACATCACAGTTTCCTAAACACCCAGAGAGAGCTTCCTTcaaaccaccttctcaatggtaaTCCTTTTCCTATGATAGTCTGAAAGAAATGGAGCAGCAGACTGACCAAACCGTGGGTCAGTGTGATGGGAACTGGGAAAAGGTTCAGGCTGTGCGAAACTCCAGGACAGGAAGTGGGAGGCAGCAGGAGCTGGGCTCACTGACGGACTGCAGCCTGGAGTCAATAACAATCGACAGCAAATAGTCTCCAGCCCAATGAGTTGGCACGTGGAGATTTCTGCTTCTGACAAGGTCTCTGTGTCTCCCCCATCAGGTGGCCATTCTGAACCTGGAGATGTTGATTTCCCATGAGACGGAAATCCCATGGACAGCATTGTGCTACCTGACTGGGGAGGTGGTATACGGAGGCCGGGTCACAGACCACTGGGACAGGCGATGTCTCAACTGCACCCTCAGCAATTTCTACAACCCCGACATCCTCAGCGAAGGTTTCTGCTTTTCCACTGATGGGGTGAGCATCACTTCAGAACAAACTCTTCTTGTCTGTCAGTCAATCTGTCCACAATCAGCACCACCCATAGCTGCGAGTGGGGTGGAGGGTAAGAGGGATATCATCACCATGAGGCCTGGATCTAACCCAATCCATTCCCCATCTCGGGAGTTAGATCACCATGAGGCCTGGGTCTAACCCAATCCATTCCCCATCTCAGGAGTTGGGTCACCATGAGGCCTGGGTCTAACCCAATCCATTCCCCATCTCGGGAGTTAGATCATCAAAGGGCTTGGGTCTAACCCAATCCATTCCCCATCTCAGGAGTTGGGTCACCATGAGGCCTGGGTCTAACCCAATCCATTCCCCATCTCGGGAGTTGGGTCACCATGAGGCCTGGGTCTAGCCCAATCCATTCCCCATCTCAGGAGTTGGGTCACCATGAGGCCTGGGTCTAACCCAATCCATTCCCCATCTCAGGAGTTGGGTCACCATGAGGCCTGGGTCTAACCCAATCCATTCCCCATCTCAGGAGTTGGGTCACCATGAGGCCTGGGTCTAACCCAATCCATTCCCTATCTCAGGAGTTGGATCATCAAGGGGCCCGGGTCTAACCCAGTCCATCCCACACCCAGAGACTTTGAGGAGGTTCCTGTGCCTGGAACTGGGGAGGGGGGTGTCCTGTGGATAATGATTCCCCCCCCCAGTGGAGCTGTGTGATAGTGAGCAGTCCCTGGGGAGCTGGGTCTGCGCCCCAGCATTGCATATCCTATCAGTGGACCCACAGAATTTGGGGAAGGCTCCACTGGTGATGTTTCTCCAGAGATTGAAGTTGTCTAAAGGTGATGAGATAGAACTCTATTATGTGCTAGAACAGGCTGGATGGGCCGAGTGGACTCCGGTTGTTCCACTGATGTGAATCTGTTTGTGTCCTCCGTCTACCTGATTAGGTTTATTGTATGATCTCGGAGAGCATGGACTTTTTACAGTGCATCAACTACATCGAGTCCCTGCCAGACAGCGATTCCCCAGGTATCTTCGGAATGCAGGATAACGCTGAGAAAGCGTACCTCGGAAACCAAGCCAAAAGCTTCATGACCACCATCAAGAGTATTGAGCCCCGGCTCAGTGCTGGGGTGCAAACATTCAGGTCAGTCCAGCAGTCGTTTCATCATGTCTCATAGACCATCCATCCCCTTGATGAGTTCAGATCCCACCATCACCAGGTTAAAGAATCCAGTTTAATGCGACAACAGTTGTCTGCGCTGGGCTGAGACCTTTCAGATTTCCCTCTGAGGATGGTGTATTGGTTATATCACTCAACTAGAATCGagagccccaggctaatgttccagGGTGAGGGGTTTAAATCCTACCCTGGTAATTGgtgacatttcaattcaataaatatc is drawn from Chiloscyllium plagiosum isolate BGI_BamShark_2017 unplaced genomic scaffold, ASM401019v2 scaf_1207, whole genome shotgun sequence and contains these coding sequences:
- the LOC122547494 gene encoding dynein axonemal heavy chain 6-like, whose product is MSSFSKAAQVAILNLEMLISHETEIPWTALCYLTGEVVYGGRVTDHWDRRCLNCTLSNFYNPDILSEGFCFSTDGVYCMISESMDFLQCINYIESLPDSDSPGIFGMQDNAEKAYLGNQAKSFMTTIKSIEPRLSAGVQTFREQRSEGEVVFEKADSILKKLPETVEGRQESDDTFLDLAGLLALPTWTAYVQSVKGYDSLVNSALLVILRQEISRFNRLLSVVCSSLRSLCLVVKGQMILTDTLEETYNSFLSMKMPKLWQ